A genomic window from Thermococcus nautili includes:
- a CDS encoding ferritin family protein encodes MKARELIERLIWQENELYNLYKLGETYALFERPELRDTFALMAEEELRHRETLTGLLNEGTLESLILDYMDELSIEPVLSDERAKPESLEELVVEAVLREKHAYEMYSKLAKLLDEPFSDLFMHLAREELTHAYRLKLIYEAI; translated from the coding sequence ATGAAGGCGAGGGAGCTGATAGAGAGGCTAATCTGGCAGGAGAACGAACTCTACAACCTCTACAAGCTAGGGGAAACGTACGCGCTCTTCGAGAGACCCGAGCTGAGAGACACCTTCGCGCTCATGGCGGAGGAGGAACTCAGGCACCGCGAGACCCTGACGGGACTCCTGAACGAGGGGACCCTCGAGAGCCTAATCCTCGACTACATGGACGAACTGTCAATAGAACCGGTGTTGAGCGATGAAAGAGCCAAACCGGAGAGCCTTGAGGAGCTCGTTGTTGAGGCCGTCCTGAGGGAAAAGCACGCCTACGAAATGTACTCAAAGCTCGCGAAGCTCTTAGATGAGCCCTTCAGCGACCTGTTCATGCACCTCGCGAGGGAGGAGCTGACCCACGCGTACCGGTTGAAGCTGATATACGAGGCCATCTAA
- a CDS encoding HAD-IIA family hydrolase — protein sequence MIGIIFDMDGVIYRGNRPIDGSRGVIKYLREKGIPFVFLTNNSTRTPETYRQKLLSMGIDVPAERIVTSGLATRLYMAKHMEPGKIFVIGGDGLHEEMKRLGWGVVSLDECREGKWKEIEHVVVGLDPKLTYEKLKYGTLAIRNGASFIGTNPDTTYPAEEGLYPGAGAIIASLKASTDREPLIIGKPNEPAYEIVREKLGPVDEIWMVGDRLDTDIAFAKRFGMKAIMVLTGVSTLEDVERSGVKPDLVLPSIRELLDYLRVVE from the coding sequence ATGATTGGAATCATATTCGACATGGACGGCGTCATCTACCGCGGAAACCGGCCGATTGATGGTTCGCGGGGGGTAATCAAATACCTGAGGGAAAAGGGTATTCCATTCGTCTTCCTCACCAACAACTCGACCAGAACGCCAGAGACCTACAGGCAAAAGCTCCTCTCGATGGGCATAGACGTTCCGGCGGAGAGAATAGTTACCTCGGGCCTCGCCACGAGGCTCTACATGGCCAAGCATATGGAACCAGGGAAAATCTTCGTCATCGGGGGAGATGGCCTCCACGAGGAGATGAAAAGGCTCGGCTGGGGCGTTGTAAGCCTCGATGAGTGCAGGGAAGGAAAATGGAAGGAAATCGAGCACGTTGTGGTTGGTCTCGACCCCAAGCTAACCTACGAGAAGCTCAAGTACGGGACGCTGGCGATAAGGAACGGGGCGAGCTTTATCGGAACGAACCCCGACACCACTTACCCCGCGGAGGAGGGACTCTACCCTGGGGCAGGGGCAATAATAGCGTCGCTGAAGGCCTCAACTGACCGAGAGCCCCTAATCATAGGAAAGCCCAACGAACCGGCCTACGAGATAGTGAGGGAGAAGCTTGGACCAGTTGATGAAATCTGGATGGTGGGCGACAGGCTCGACACGGACATTGCCTTTGCTAAGCGCTTCGGCATGAAGGCGATAATGGTTCTCACAGGCGTGAGCACCTTAGAGGACGTTGAGCGGAGTGGAGTTAAGCCCGACCTCGTTCTGCCGAGCATAAGGGAGCTCTTGGACTACCTGAGGGTTGTGGAATGA